One window from the genome of Sphaerotilus microaerophilus encodes:
- a CDS encoding acyloxyacyl hydrolase: MAQIGLTPVRRWWPGGSNPATGTHLEGGIGLNLIMPVCRSADRRFSTWFNFGDHLAWGCTFGAGRQHDVSLRFEHFSNASIRKPNPGENFVQLRHAWRF, encoded by the coding sequence TTGGCCCAGATCGGCCTCACGCCGGTGCGGCGCTGGTGGCCGGGCGGCAGCAACCCGGCCACCGGCACCCACCTGGAAGGCGGCATCGGGCTGAACCTCATCATGCCGGTGTGCCGCAGCGCCGATCGGCGTTTCAGCACCTGGTTCAACTTCGGCGACCACCTGGCCTGGGGCTGCACCTTCGGCGCGGGGCGACAGCACGATGTGTCGCTGCGCTTCGAGCACTTCTCGAATGCCAGCATCCGCAAGCCCAACCCGGGGGAGAACTTCGTGCAGCTGCGCCATGCATGGCGGTTCTGA
- a CDS encoding maltoporin: MRTLISAACALAAAGIAASAAASPIDFHGYFRSGSGSSDQGGKELCFRLPGSAVWFRLGNECDTYGSLTFASELGKVDGTTFRAQFTTAYGTQQLANWEQTTPSFREAFVEAQDIGAAMGIAGLKGATLWAGKRFYKNPDIHMLDYAYWEPAQSPGWGLDNVDVGIGKLSYAYLRAGQADWSSSKSVGQYQPGIVDGGARAATSHDLRLQDVAVNPGGKLTVGVNLVVKDNRDDAALADGGQTGKNGFGLTAAHTQDNVFGLGGFNTVIAQYTKDATALKGFAIVASNDSRKEWMLADQWVIEPQGSPLTASMTAGLRQSEVNGSKTRDIWVGARPQYHINNVWSLMSEVGYQQVKPEGQDTRTLAKLTAGTQFSMGRSIWSRPAIRFYGTYAKWNDAAAAAGGVACTGRDCGTPVSTYANKRSGLGYGVQVEAWW; this comes from the coding sequence ATGAGAACCCTGATCAGCGCCGCCTGTGCGCTTGCCGCTGCCGGTATCGCCGCCTCCGCGGCGGCTTCCCCGATCGACTTCCACGGCTACTTCCGCAGTGGCAGTGGGTCCAGCGATCAGGGCGGCAAGGAACTGTGCTTCCGCCTGCCAGGTTCGGCGGTGTGGTTCCGCCTGGGCAACGAATGCGACACCTACGGCAGCCTGACCTTCGCCTCCGAGCTGGGCAAGGTGGACGGCACGACCTTCCGGGCCCAGTTCACCACGGCCTACGGCACGCAGCAGCTGGCCAACTGGGAGCAGACCACGCCGTCCTTCCGCGAGGCCTTCGTCGAGGCGCAGGACATCGGCGCGGCGATGGGCATCGCCGGCCTGAAGGGCGCCACGCTCTGGGCGGGCAAGCGCTTCTACAAGAACCCCGACATCCACATGCTGGACTACGCCTACTGGGAACCGGCGCAGAGCCCGGGCTGGGGCCTGGACAACGTCGACGTGGGCATCGGCAAGCTGTCCTACGCCTACCTGCGCGCCGGCCAGGCCGATTGGTCGTCGAGCAAGTCGGTGGGCCAGTACCAGCCGGGCATCGTCGACGGCGGTGCCCGTGCCGCGACCTCGCATGACCTGCGCCTGCAGGACGTCGCCGTCAACCCCGGCGGCAAGCTGACGGTGGGCGTCAACCTGGTGGTCAAGGACAACCGCGACGACGCGGCGCTGGCCGATGGCGGCCAGACGGGCAAGAACGGCTTCGGACTGACGGCCGCCCACACGCAGGACAACGTCTTCGGCCTGGGTGGGTTCAATACCGTGATCGCGCAGTACACCAAGGACGCCACCGCGCTGAAGGGCTTTGCCATCGTGGCCAGCAACGACTCGCGCAAGGAGTGGATGCTGGCCGACCAGTGGGTGATCGAGCCGCAGGGCTCGCCGCTGACCGCCTCGATGACCGCCGGCCTGCGCCAGTCCGAGGTCAACGGCAGCAAGACGCGCGACATCTGGGTCGGTGCACGCCCGCAGTACCACATCAACAACGTCTGGAGCCTGATGTCCGAGGTGGGCTACCAGCAGGTCAAGCCCGAGGGCCAGGACACCCGCACGCTGGCCAAGCTGACGGCGGGCACGCAGTTCTCGATGGGCCGCAGCATCTGGTCGCGCCCGGCGATCCGCTTCTACGGCACCTACGCCAAGTGGAACGATGCGGCCGCAGCGGCGGGCGGCGTGGCCTGCACCGGCCGGGACTGCGGCACCCCGGTCTCCACCTACGCCAACAAGCGCAGCGGACTGGGCTACGGCGTGCAGGTGGAAGCCTGGTGGTGA
- a CDS encoding amylosucrase encodes MLTIDQQTHLALAHTRHALTRQIGRQARGAAWEAFDARLTRHFPALLHELASVYGERPDFLDVLARVLATAWQGWRQRPADLRALDAAREAEPDWFQSERMLGGVCYVDLCAGNLRSLMARIPYFKELGLTYLHLMPPFKCPADRSDGGYAVSSYREVNPALGTIDDLRELAAALRREGISLVLDFIFNHTSDEHDWAVSAIAGDPACQDFYLIFPDRRLPDAYDRTVREIFPDQHPGAFTQLSDGRWIWTTFNSFQWDLNYANPAVFAAMAGEMLAIANLGAEILRMDAVAFIWKQLGTDCENLPQAHALIRAFNAVCRIAAPGLLFKSEAIVHPDQVVKYIAPEECQISYNPLQMALLWNTLATREVNLLQQALEERHALPAGTAWVNYVRSHDDIGWTFADEDAIREGIQGFDHRQFLNRFYVNRFPGSFARGVPFQDNPATGDCRISGTCASLAGLEQGDTHAVARILLLHGVALSTGGIPLIYLGDEVGTLNDPTYLDDPAKASDSRWVHRPRRAEALHAQRSDPATPAGRIYQGLRRMIEQRRSCPAFTGGTLTGFRSRNPGVLGYTRTRLGQQVLVLANFSEFGQHCPAEVFATQPASAFDLLGARQRPLREGLTLAPYELLWLDCSDRPD; translated from the coding sequence ATGCTCACGATCGATCAGCAAACCCACCTGGCGCTTGCCCACACCCGCCACGCCCTGACCCGGCAGATCGGCCGTCAGGCCCGCGGCGCGGCCTGGGAGGCCTTCGACGCCCGCCTGACCCGGCACTTTCCGGCGCTGCTACACGAGCTCGCCAGCGTGTACGGCGAGCGGCCGGACTTTCTCGATGTGCTCGCCCGCGTGCTCGCCACTGCCTGGCAGGGCTGGCGCCAGCGGCCCGCCGACCTGCGCGCACTGGATGCAGCCCGCGAGGCTGAACCGGACTGGTTCCAGTCCGAGCGCATGCTGGGCGGCGTCTGCTATGTGGACCTCTGCGCCGGCAACCTGCGCAGCCTGATGGCCCGGATCCCCTACTTCAAGGAACTGGGGCTGACCTACCTGCACCTGATGCCGCCCTTCAAGTGCCCGGCCGATCGCAGCGATGGCGGCTACGCCGTCAGCAGCTACCGCGAGGTCAACCCGGCCCTGGGCACGATCGACGACCTGCGCGAACTCGCCGCGGCGCTGCGCCGCGAGGGCATCAGCCTGGTGCTGGACTTCATCTTCAACCACACCTCCGACGAGCACGACTGGGCGGTGTCGGCCATCGCGGGCGATCCGGCCTGCCAGGACTTCTACCTGATCTTCCCGGACCGCAGGCTGCCTGACGCCTACGACCGGACGGTGCGCGAGATCTTCCCGGACCAGCATCCGGGCGCCTTCACGCAGTTGAGCGACGGGCGCTGGATCTGGACCACCTTCAACAGCTTCCAGTGGGACCTGAACTACGCCAACCCGGCAGTGTTCGCCGCCATGGCCGGCGAGATGCTGGCGATCGCCAACCTGGGCGCCGAGATCCTGCGCATGGACGCGGTGGCCTTCATCTGGAAGCAGCTGGGCACCGACTGCGAGAACCTGCCGCAGGCGCACGCGCTGATCCGCGCCTTCAACGCGGTGTGCCGCATCGCCGCCCCGGGGCTGCTGTTCAAGTCCGAGGCCATCGTCCACCCGGACCAGGTGGTCAAGTACATCGCCCCAGAGGAGTGCCAGATCTCCTACAACCCGCTGCAGATGGCGCTGCTGTGGAACACGCTCGCCACCCGCGAGGTGAACCTGCTGCAGCAGGCACTGGAGGAGCGCCACGCACTGCCCGCGGGCACCGCCTGGGTCAACTACGTGCGCAGCCACGACGACATCGGCTGGACCTTCGCCGACGAGGACGCCATCCGCGAAGGCATCCAGGGCTTCGACCACCGCCAGTTCCTGAACCGCTTCTACGTCAACCGCTTTCCGGGCAGCTTCGCGCGCGGCGTGCCCTTCCAGGACAACCCGGCCACCGGTGACTGCCGCATCAGCGGCACCTGTGCCTCGTTGGCCGGGCTCGAACAGGGCGACACCCACGCGGTGGCGCGCATCCTGCTGCTGCACGGCGTGGCCCTGAGCACGGGCGGCATCCCGCTGATCTACCTGGGCGACGAAGTGGGCACCCTCAACGACCCGACCTACCTGGACGACCCAGCCAAGGCCAGTGACAGCCGCTGGGTGCACCGCCCACGCCGCGCCGAGGCGCTCCACGCGCAGCGCAGCGACCCCGCCACGCCCGCGGGGCGGATCTACCAGGGGCTGCGCCGGATGATCGAGCAGCGGCGATCCTGCCCGGCCTTCACGGGCGGGACGTTGACCGGCTTTCGCAGCCGCAACCCTGGCGTCCTGGGCTACACCCGCACGCGGCTGGGCCAGCAGGTGCTGGTGCTGGCCAACTTCAGCGAGTTCGGCCAGCACTGCCCGGCCGAAGTCTTCGCCACCCAGCCGGCCAGTGCCTTCGACCTGCTCGGTGCGCGGCAGCGGCCGCTGCGCGAGGGACTGACACTGGCCCCCTACGAGTTGCTGTGGCTGGACTGCAGCGATCGCCCCGACTGA